A genomic window from Martelella lutilitoris includes:
- a CDS encoding tetratricopeptide repeat protein produces MANQDDSFIREVNEELRSDRMKDAWRRFGRYLIALAVLLVVGTAGWRGYEYWQAREAAQSGDVFLTALNQIEAGNLAAAEETLSKLESEGHGAYPVLAELRAATLLSEAGDTAAAVSAFSSIGKDRSVPEAIRDAAKLRAGWLLVDTGTYEQVSAEVEELANDGNPFRFSAREILGLSAYAHQDYARAQEWFEDVANDPEAPRNVLNRAQILLEVMTANGEIQDAG; encoded by the coding sequence ATGGCAAATCAGGACGACAGTTTTATTCGCGAGGTCAACGAGGAGCTGCGTTCCGACAGGATGAAGGATGCGTGGCGGCGCTTCGGGCGTTATCTGATTGCCCTTGCCGTCCTGCTCGTCGTCGGAACCGCGGGCTGGCGCGGCTATGAATACTGGCAGGCGCGTGAAGCGGCCCAGTCCGGTGATGTTTTCCTGACCGCGCTGAACCAGATCGAGGCCGGCAATCTTGCCGCCGCCGAAGAGACGCTGTCGAAGCTCGAGTCCGAAGGCCATGGGGCCTATCCGGTTCTTGCCGAACTGCGCGCAGCGACGCTTCTTTCCGAAGCGGGCGATACGGCCGCAGCCGTCTCCGCCTTCTCTTCGATCGGCAAGGATCGCAGCGTGCCGGAAGCGATCCGCGACGCTGCCAAGCTGCGCGCCGGCTGGCTGCTGGTCGATACCGGAACCTATGAACAGGTGTCGGCGGAAGTGGAGGAACTTGCCAATGACGGCAACCCGTTCCGTTTTTCCGCGCGCGAGATCCTCGGTCTTTCCGCCTATGCCCATCAGGATTATGCCCGCGCCCAGGAATGGTTCGAGGACGTCGCCAATGATCCGGAAGCGCCGCGCAACGTGCTGAACCGCGCGCAGATTCTGCTCGAGGTGATGACCGCCAACGGCGAAATCCAGGATGCCGGCTAA
- the der gene encoding ribosome biogenesis GTPase Der yields the protein MSFKVAIVGRPNVGKSTLFNRLVGQKLALVDDTPGVTRDRRPGDARLFDLRFTIIDTAGLEEAAADTLPGRMRAQTEAAIDEADLSLFLIDAKAGLTPADATLAELLRRRGKPVVLVANKAEARGSDAGFYDAFTLGLGEPCPISAEHGQGMNDLREAIIEAIGEERAFPKEEPAEEALTDVMLTKEEADNPEEAAPYDDSKPLRVAIVGRPNAGKSTLINRYLGEERLLTGPEAGITRDSISVEWEWRGRPIKLFDTAGMRRKARVVEKLEKLSVSDALRAIRFAECVVIVFDATIPFEKQDLQIVDLVLREGRAAVIAFNKWDMIEDRQQVLADLREKTERLLPQARGIRAVPISGERGTGLDKLMQAVADTDKVWNRRISTARLNRWLDGQTVSHPPPAVSGRRLRMKYMTQVKTRPPGFMISCTRPDAVPESYIRYLTNGLRADFDMPGVPIRIHFRAGDNPFEHKRKKKR from the coding sequence ATGAGTTTCAAGGTCGCAATCGTCGGAAGGCCGAATGTCGGCAAGTCCACGCTGTTCAACCGTCTGGTCGGGCAGAAGCTGGCGCTCGTCGACGACACGCCGGGGGTGACCCGCGACCGCCGGCCGGGCGATGCGCGGCTGTTTGATCTCCGCTTCACCATCATCGATACGGCCGGCCTTGAAGAGGCTGCCGCCGACACGCTGCCGGGGCGCATGCGCGCGCAGACGGAAGCGGCGATCGACGAAGCCGACCTTTCGCTCTTTCTCATCGACGCCAAGGCCGGGTTGACGCCCGCCGACGCAACGCTTGCCGAACTGCTGCGCCGCCGCGGCAAGCCCGTCGTGCTGGTTGCCAACAAGGCAGAGGCGCGCGGCTCGGATGCCGGCTTTTATGATGCCTTCACGCTGGGCCTGGGCGAGCCCTGTCCGATTTCCGCCGAACATGGCCAGGGCATGAACGATCTGCGCGAGGCGATCATCGAGGCGATCGGCGAGGAGCGCGCCTTTCCAAAGGAAGAGCCTGCCGAGGAGGCGCTCACCGATGTGATGCTGACGAAGGAAGAGGCCGACAACCCGGAAGAGGCCGCCCCCTATGACGACAGCAAGCCCTTGCGGGTCGCGATCGTGGGCCGTCCGAACGCCGGAAAATCGACGCTGATCAACCGCTATCTCGGCGAAGAGCGTCTTCTGACCGGGCCGGAGGCCGGCATCACCCGCGATTCCATTTCGGTGGAGTGGGAGTGGCGCGGCCGGCCGATCAAGCTGTTCGACACCGCCGGCATGCGCCGCAAGGCGCGGGTGGTCGAAAAACTTGAAAAACTTTCCGTCTCCGACGCGCTGCGCGCCATCCGTTTTGCCGAATGCGTGGTGATCGTCTTCGATGCCACGATCCCGTTTGAAAAGCAGGACCTGCAGATTGTCGATCTCGTGCTGCGCGAGGGCAGGGCGGCCGTGATCGCGTTCAACAAATGGGACATGATCGAGGACCGCCAGCAGGTGCTGGCGGATTTGCGCGAGAAGACAGAGCGGCTTTTGCCGCAGGCGCGCGGCATTCGCGCCGTGCCGATTTCCGGCGAGCGGGGCACCGGCCTCGACAAGCTGATGCAGGCGGTCGCCGATACCGACAAGGTGTGGAACCGTCGCATCTCGACGGCCAGACTCAATCGCTGGCTCGACGGCCAGACGGTCAGCCACCCGCCGCCCGCCGTTTCCGGCCGGCGCCTTCGGATGAAATACATGACGCAGGTGAAAACCCGTCCGCCCGGCTTCATGATCTCCTGCACCAGGCCGGATGCCGTGCCGGAAAGCTATATCCGCTATCTGACCAATGGTCTGCGCGCCGATTTCGATATGCCGGGCGTGCCGATCCGCATTCATTTCCGCGCCGGCGACAATCCTTTCGAGCACAAGCGCAAGAAGAAGCGCTGA